The DNA segment AATTCATGCACCTACATAACTGCTTGCTTGGTCAATCTTGCTGACGACAATGTAGAAACATCGCTCAGCTCTTGTATTGGGTGGGAAGTTTTAATCGACCTATGTGTTATGAATTTCACGTTATGCGACGTGGAGCATCATTTTACTCTTCTGCCACGAGATATTGCACATGTTAGGGTGATTCCTCATCTGACATGACACTTTTTTGTGAAGAAGTTTCAAGCACCTCTTTGACGCTGTGGTGGAATACTCAACCGTCACCCTGTTTTTATGTTCTTGTCATTGGGGACAGCTGCAACAGACACTGGCGGCTGCAACAGTGGCAGTAGAATACTGCATCACCTAAATCGACTGTTGTTAAGAGGTGGTAACGTCTTAAGATGGTAAAAAGCAGGCAGTGTTGCTCTCGCGGCCAAGGTGCCAGTAACCCGAATCTGAAGGTGCCAAAAAGCAGCCGTCAATCTCAGTAGGCACCAAGAGATGCTCTCCAGGCCTGCAGCACCTTGCAACAGCAGTTCCCAAGATGTGTATTTGCAGGCATGCCCAAGATAATCGTGACAAGCACACatgctacactcaaacctcgtgaTAACAGTCACATCTTGCATGAGAATAAGTTTGTTATGTccaaaattttttttataaagGTATATTGTTATCACCATATTTGCAAGAATGTTCTTCAtgtacttcgttataaccgaggttttgttatatctgggttcgttatgTAGGGGTAAGAGTGTATCTCTCTCGGTAAAAAATACACCATACTTACTCGCATAATGAATACACatctttttcctttttatttttcagtAAACTTTACGCCAATTCAGAGGGAGCTTTCATTAAGCGGGAAAACAAGGTCATGGGAGTTATAACAGTGAAAATTTCACATGAGGGTTTTGCTTGTCTTGGTCTGCGAAACGCACACTGAGTCATTTTTATAGCTTGAAGCTCTTCTTGTTTTCTCCCGTAACAAACATGCACGAATCGACGCCGAAGTTTCGTCCAGCCAGTTGGTTCCCGTGCTCGAGCGCATGTTCAACTAACTAAGTTTAAAACCAGTCGTGTAGATAGCGTACCAGCTGAACGCGCCCCGTGCAGCAGGTGTCCAACTAAGTTCAATCAATACGACAAACTCGACAACAAAAATGCAACGTCAACATTGAAGGTTCATGACGCACTGTCGTTACGGTTGCGCtttgcatggccttcgagatggaaGGCGTGTGACGTGTTCCTACCCCacccacccgccatctcggaggccatgtgctttgtttttgctttgttttcttgccgctgtatttGCATGCCGCTATCAGCAAAGGGGTTTCTCCTGCATTTGACAGACGGTGCTCTGCCGCAAAAGGGCACGACTTTTAAATTTTGATTGGTGTCGTCCGAGCTTGCGCTGCTCGCAGCTGTTCATCATGGTTGATAAagtattttttactttttttaatcATTGTTTTGTGATATAATAACTTGATTTAACATTGTTTCGATCCTTAACGGCACTGGCTATCAAacgaaaataaaataaacagatatattaaaacatcttttttttttctttttttcaaggacCAAGGTGGAGGGCGGGTTCATGACGCGAGTAAATATGGTTCGCTCACAGTATACTTAACAAAAGGTGACCACTTCTACTGTCAGTTACCGGACTTCATTTCGCTTCGAAATAGTTGTAGACTTGTCTTGCCTTTTGCATCTCATCATGCTCATCAAGTCATCCTCATCAATCGACCATGGTatctttcaaaataaaaaaattcagcacTTTGAGCCACAAAAGCAATAACTGATGGTGAGCATCAGTGCAAGCATTTTAGTGTGGTAAAATGTTGTTTAGCATCTTCGTAACTGCATGAGTGCACTTTTACAGTACCGGCATCGTCAGCCATAGTATATGCAGTCAGAAACCGCGATGTTGTCATCTGCACCAATGAAGTCTGTATTTGTACTCCCTTTCGAAGCGGTGCCTGTAAATGCTAATAAGTTGCGAAATTCACTGAGGCACCATACGCCATTGTCAACTAAGATGACACACACTAAGTCATCACCTGTCGCCAAAGCCCACAAGGAAACCGAGCAGGACAGTGGCTCATCTGGCGCCGTTCTAAGCACCAGTCATCATTTTTATTGCTCTGAATGATGCGATGTTTAGTTTGATTCTTGATGAAAGATTCAGCCATAACTGAGCAGGAACTACTAAAGTGCACAAGCCGAAAGCGACAACGCTGTCTACAAGAAGCAAACGACCATGCACGGAGTTTTTCACTAgtgggaaatctggcgctagtatcTATCAGAGCTGCAATGCATGCTGCTTCAGACAGCGTGGGAAGGATGGGTCTTTGTTTGATTTTGATACTATCAGCTCCGTCTGGCTTCGCATGGCTTGTAGCCGCTTTGCCACGAGACAACAATCAGGAAAAGTTCAGCAGTTGaacttcaccaccttaaccttttaagctcaccaattcaaatcgggtgCAAAGTTGACAGTGGTCTGTTcctttattcgaaacaaaaccaaaacacagcaataaacaatgcTACAAGTGCAGTCGAACATTGCAAGCACGATTGCAAGACAAAACTGCAGTCATTTGCATCAGCTAGGGGATGCGTTAAGGTGAAACTTGCCCCCTTCCGGAGTCACAGCAGCATCTACCCCTCTAGACTCGTCTTAGTGCAACACAAGACGAGCTTGCGCTCTGCCGACGCCCATAACTGCAATCCAAGCATTGTTTTGGCAAGGATAGTTGTGCAAGCTAATGCCCTTTTCATGGGCGGATAAAGCACACCGAGGCATAGAAGAGTACTTCACCATAGCACAGCACTTGATCGCCACGGGCACGTTGTGTAGGGGGGTTCACAACTCCACATGTTTGCAGGACCAGAGCCAAAACGGTGATGCAAGCTCCATTGACGGCATTGGCTGTGCACATTCAACAACGTGGCCTGCGTCGTACACCACTGCGCCGTCAAAAAGACACTGCGATGTTTCGTCAGCTGTATCTACATCAGGGTGTCTGGCGACCGGGAAAAGTCGGGGAATTCGTCAATCAAGCGAGACAAGTCAGAGAAAACTGTCTTGGGGCCTGCCCACACTACTAATGACTCGCACAGCCGATCGCTTTGGGCGGCTAGAGTCAGGGAAATGAAATTTCCATAGAAGGACGGTAGGAGGTGTTTAAATtccacgctcactctgcttttttttttatgtaggaaATCTTGAAGGCGATGCATTTTGGTAGCCAATCTTGGAGGCGATGCATTTTGGTAGCCAATATTGAAGGTTATGCTTTCTTACGACGTCAAGAGCCAGAATTACGTAATCGAAGTGGCACACCGCAGGTTTTCGGTGTCACCTATTTTTGTGCCATCGTTTGCACACACTGACCTCTACTAAACTTAGTTTGTGCGTTCTGGCTGCGGAGGCAGGGTAACGTAGCATATCGAGCCGAGCCACAACAATCCGCACGCAATAAATCCAGCATGGCGACGTCCCTTTGTTGTACAGTGCGGCTAGGCTCTACTACGACTGAAAGTGTGTGAATTGTAAGCTTTGCGTTCTCGCGGACGTTTTCCCGGAGTTCCTGCGTAGCGCGAATTGTGGTGTGCAACGTTGTCCTCGACTAAGTGCTTCTGTGATTTGAAGTGAACATATCCGTATATTTCTGTGAAGGTATATTCCGGAGAGAAGAAATCCGTCGGATCTGCAGCATTTCAGACGCGATCATCAGTGTCGCGCACTGCTTATCAGTGCTGTGTTTCGGTGTCGCGCGCTGCAAAATATTTTTTCGTCGAAGATGTCAGGAGGCAAGAAATGTTCCTTTAAAGCGGAGTGGGCGAACCCAAGTGTCTCCGGCTATGCAAGTTGGATTAGGCCTGTGGAAAATGATCCGCACAAAGCCATGTGTACAGTTTGCCAAAAAACGTTTTTGCTGAGCAACATGGGTCACAGAGCTGTTTCAAGTCATGCCTCTAGCAAGAAGCACATTGCTGCATTGAATTTTCTCAAAAGTGCTTCCCAGCCAAAGCtattgtcattttttttaaagcCCGACGGACTCCTCGCCTAGCAGTAGCGCTGGATCTGCGTCTGCTGCTACCGAAGTTGCAGTGACTACAGCTCCTGTGCAAGTGTCAGTGGGTGGTTTTTTGTTTAAGAACAACGTGACTAAAGCAGAAATATTTTCGTGTCTCAATACCATAATGACACATAAATCCTTTCGTTCTGCGGCAGCGTCTGCAGCACTTTTTCCACTGATGTTTTCCACTTCTGAGGTGGCTGCAAAAGTTCAGCTGGGTAAAGACAAGGTAGGCTACACCATTTGCCATGACATTGTGCCGTACTTTCGCAATATGTTGCTGTCGAGTCTCGTCAATGTGCCTTACCTGGTAGTCTGTTTCGACGAGGCGCTGAACAAGGTCACCCAGAAACAGCAAATAGATGTTCTCATTAGATACTGGGATGCTGCTGACGACAGCGTGAAGACTCGCTACCTGACGTCTCGTTTTATGGGTCATACGTGTGCTGAAGACTTGGCGTCAACGTTTCGTCAAGCGGTGAAGGAAATCAAAGGATCCAAAATCCTGCAAGTGTCCATGGACGGGCCAAATGTCAATTTTAAGTTTTTGCGGTCTCTGAAGGAAGAGCTTCGCGAGTCAGATGAGAGCCATATCCTCGACATAGGAAGCTGTGGCCTTCATGCAATCAGTGGTGCTTATAAGGCTGGCCACGTTGCATCTGGCTGGGATTTGGTATCATTTCTTCGAAGCGCCTACAACCTGTTCAAATGCGTTCTTGCACGTCGCGCTGACTTCGTCAGCCTCACAAGGTGCTCGAAATTCCCCATGAAATTCGGTGCAGTGAGGTGGGTGGAAAACAGCACTGTAATCTGTAGGGCACTGGAGATTCTACCACACCTCATTGTATTTGTGCAGCAGTGTAAAGAAAAAGCACACAAGAGGCCAACATGCTCAAGCTACAGAGTGGTTGAAGAAGCTGTGTCTAATCAGGTCTTGTCAGCAAAGCTAGCTTTTGCTCTTTCGATTGCTGAGGAATTGGAACCCTTTCTGCGTGAATTTCAAACGGATAAACCGATGGTTTCATTCCTGTCAGCAGCACTAGAGAGCATTCTGCGTTCACTGCTGTCGAGAATTGTAAAATGGGAAGTTCTCTATGCTGCCGACACGATCGCCACGTTGATGAAGATAGACCTAAGCATACCAGAAAATGCAGTAAATGTAGCCGCATTCGACGTTGGGTTTTCGGCAAAAAACGAGCTCCGCAAGAACAAGAAGTTGTCACAGCTTGCAATAATGAATTTTAAAAAAGGCTGCATATCGTTTTGTCAAGGCTTGTGCACAGAAAGTGGTGGAGAGATCGCCGCTTAAGTACAAGTTGGCCGTGGGTGCAGGCTGTTTGGACCCTGTCTGTGCATTGTCTTTAGAGGCTGGTCCCAGGCGGGTTACGCTGGCACTTGAAGTACTCTCGAGCACCACTGGATGACCGGCTTGCAAGCAGAGCGAGCCCATCGCTCCTACGTGAAGGTGTGCTCAGAAAGCAGTACACGAGCACAGCTGGCAAATTTCGACAGGAAGAAACAGAGGCTGGATACTCTGTGGACAAACATATGTTCCCAAGATCACAAGGAGCTGCAGTTTTTTGTTAAACATCTCTCGTGCTTGTCTCACGGCAATGCTGCGGTAGAGAGAGGCTTTTCTGTCAACAAAAAATGACTTGTTGAAAATTTGAAAGAAGATTCTCTTGTGGTACAGAGAGTAGTGCATGATGCGGTCTTGGCAGCAGGTGGCATCGCTCAAGTAGACATTACCGACAGGATGGTGAAGACAGTTCGCAGTGCCTACAGCGTCTACAGGGAGCAGCTGCAAACAAAGAAGAGAGAGCGGAAGAAACAACTGAattagagaagaagaaaaagagagcagCAGCTCTGATTAAAGAGCTACTAGAAAAAAAGCAAAGGCTGCTTAGTGAAGCGCAACTTGAAGCTTCTATTCTTCAAGACGAAATAAACTCTCTCAAACCCTAATTGGAGTGCATTTCGAGAATGAGGGCAGTTGCAATAAATGTTTCACTCTTCAATGAAATGTGTTTTCTGTACCCTTTTAATATGCTTCACGGACCATTTCCACAAAATGGTGTCTGTTGTATAGGTCAGGGAATTTTAGCTAAAATGGTCAgtgaaaacctggaaaagtcagggaaattGAATTCTGAAATTTGCTAGACACCCTGCTACATGCTTGTAGATGCTGGAAAAAGTAACGCTTGTTTAAATTTCGATACACCCAAACTAATTAGTGTCGCACGGCAGAAACTGCAGATGACGAGCGGGGACACTCACACATAGTTTCACTTTCTTACCAGCGATGCGGTCGGTGTGCTCATCGGCGATCTGGGAGGTTTCTTGGCCCTGTCGACTGGGCTGTAACTAAAAAAAATTCGTGATTGCACTTGATCACATTCATTATGGGCATTAATGGACCCTCGCTAGGCTGTTTGTTTGGCAAAGTTCTAGCTAGAAACAGGCGATTCGCGCACAGGAGCAGCGGCTGCTGCAACAAGGTTGCAAGTGGAGTCCACAAACCGACATCACACGCGATAGGGTGCCACTTCAAGATCTTGAGGCCAACAGGCATATGCATGGGATGAGGGTAAGGAGGTGGCCACTCCCATCGTCCCCTGCGAGGGGGTTGAGCAAACATGGCCccacacattgacataatagggagggagCGCCACCGCCTACTGAGGGGGGTGTGAAGTTGGAcctatacattgacataatagggaggggtgCACTGCGATGAACCTTTGTTCCCCCTGAAGCCTACACTCACTACAGATCGGGTGTGATGTCACTGCAACTTTCGTTGGCTCTCCTAGAGCCAACAAAACAGCAGTACTGGACACACTTGCAATAGGCTTCGGTCGGtagaatgagcatttaggtacactttgGAAGTGAACTAAAAACCATATTTTAAACGCTTGCTGTGTCCGACCGATTATGTGTAGTATCCTAGTATTCAGAGGAAAACAGCAGGCTTGTTTTAGCCTTGAAATTTGATAGCGCTACCTTTTTAAGCATAATTCTGGTTTTTCTGGCTTGATTTCAATGGCTAGCAAGGATTTGCTGTCGTCACTTTTGTCGAGTGCATAGCTGGAACTAAGCACTAAGCTCCACAGCATCTACATAGGATGGTCCTCTAGCagtttctctttattattttcctGGAAGTTGATTTTGCCCATCCTTGATAACGACTTTtgttctttctgtttccacagGCACCGCAAGGGAAAGTATGCTGTCGGTTCTGCTTGCATAGGCGGCGGTCAAGGCATCGCTGTGATGATTGAAAATGTCTGACCTTAACAAGAGTCGTGCACTTGGCTTCGTTCGCAGTGTTATTGTTAGAGATGTATTTTTGTATTATGCTGGACCTGCTTTCGTGGTATTGTCGATAACATACATGTTTTACGTATGTACATGTACTTATCTACATCTTTATAAATGCAATTTTTAATGTTTTTGTGTTGTGTCACTTTCTGAGCTGCCATGAACAGCAACATGTAGACCTCCATAATGTCCACTACGTGTTGAACATTCTGCAGGTAATGAATGATTACAAAATGATTACTGTTCAAACTAAGCACTTCTCTGGTTTCACCTGTGGTGTGATGCCAAAAACATTCAACATGGCATTGTTGGTGATGGTTGCACATGTAGGTGAAAtcttttacacagtattttgtaAAAAATTAATGAGAAAATGTGATGTATTATAATTATTGCATGCAAGAGCTGGGCTACCCATGTCTAAAACTTTATTTCAGAATTTTAAAGCTACTACAAGAAATTTTCGGACGTCCAAGTCCTAAAATCAGGCTTTCGTTCATTTAAATTATATCAAAGAAGTGCAAGCTTTTATTTTCTGAGTTGTAGAAGCTTGTGCAAATTCTTGTTATGTATGAGATATATAGTCAGTTAAGGGGTTCATTAATACTTATGAATGATCTTTATAAGCATCTTCCCTCACAATgtgaacccaaacgagatagcccacgactgtgcgcgaggtttcacaagccgcgacggggtggtctctcgggtgggttcgggagagctcgtccacagtgatcttctcgttacttttcacgagataacatctcattacagaggagagcgacagacttttccctttccccatcataagctccacagatcacaagcaagcacgctccgcatgctccagacggggtcttacccctctaggggctttctgagcatgcttcatccggatattgatccactttgcccagattgtggtgaattttgctctttgagtcacatgctctggcagtgccctgcgttacaggattttaaaacagaagaagactggacgacggcaatcacagaccccagacaagacgtccagcttcaggctgtccagagggcccgtgaacgagcggagaggcatggcctctctgttccgacatgggactagccgacggctgggtggggacctacatagttggcccgctgccttgcctctcaggaccaaataaagttgtttgtcctgtcctgtcccTCACAGTGCTTGACTGTGCGTAGAAACTGGTTTGTAGAAACAGTCGCATACTTGAGGCCAGACATGTACACACTACGAAAAATGGGGTGCACTACAGGCTATAAATCAGCTAAAACGGAGCATGCATTGTTCAGGGTTCCAAAAAACGAATCTCTGTGtgcgcagtggcggagagcgatccCGCGCGTCAACAAGCAGCTGCAAGAAAACTTGGCTGTGTGCAAGCCGCACTTCTACGAGAGGCATATCTCTTAACACTTCAAGCGTACCGTGAATGAAGCTACCATCCGCATTGAAAGGGGTAGGCCTCTGCTACTCCCGGAAGCTGTGCCCACACAGTTTCCTAATTTTCCGCATTACCTGTCAAAGAAGCTGCCAGCCAGCAGGAAACGTGCCGCAAGAGTGACGCTCCAGCTCCACCCTGCAAGAAAATGGCGTTGGATGACAGAACACTCGTCCGCGCTGACACCGACGACCAACTTTGCACTTCATTTGACGACTTGGCCTTACAGTCACTTGTATGGGGAAAGCACACGCTGCTGAGTACTTCGCCCAGAACAATCGCTTGTGTGTGTCAAGCGTGTATTACATTGAGCAGGATAAGCACGTGTTGTGTGCAGACAAGCTCATTGTCTTTTCACAAGGAGTGGACTATTTGCTGCACGAAGTTAATGTCAAAGGAGTTCCACAGCAAGATTTTGCGTGTTGTAGAGAAAAGGACGAAccgccgtgcccatggcgaagcccacccgtcgaCCTCCTCCTCTTTATTGCAAATGCACTGCTCTAatccatgatgatgataatgtcgcTCCTCGTCCTTTACACTATTTGCAACATCCTCCACACCCACCAGTGTGGCCTCATGATTAACAATATCACAGTTGCTGtaaacactaaacacacaatgttCGTCACTAATAGTTTGAGGTTCAAGTCAATCCACGTGGAACAATCCGGGTTTGCTCTTGCACCTGGTTTTCCAGCGGTGCTTCCGACACTTTTTCCATATACGTGCCTTCGAACGCGTCGTCTTCGGTGATGTTGCGCTCTCgatgatcaggtttccttgacaGAAACATTGTTTCTTCTGCGGGCTTCTGGTGTGGCTTATTTTGAGAAGTTTTGCCTTTGAATTTCTTGCCTTGGCTGTGTTCACCTTAGAAGCATCATCCTTCTTCCCCCATCCCGGACTTGATTGCTTCATTCGCTGGTTTGGCCCTGTCTCAATATACTTAATCGGTGCAGAGGTAGCTTGTACAGTTCGCATTCTTCTCTCCCTTGATGTTTATAGCTTACTCATAGGACTAATACAGGCAGCAGACTCCTCTGCCCTCGCAGTTTTTCTCATGCTTCTTTTGGCTTGAATGCCCCGTGATCTGCTTGTGTCAGACATTTCT comes from the Rhipicephalus microplus isolate Deutch F79 unplaced genomic scaffold, USDA_Rmic scaffold_14, whole genome shotgun sequence genome and includes:
- the LOC142784407 gene encoding uncharacterized protein LOC142784407, producing MTHKSFRSAAASAALFPLMFSTSEVAAKVQLGKDKVGYTICHDIVPYFRNMLLSSLVNVPYLVVCFDEALNKVTQKQQIDVLIRYWDAADDSVKTRYLTSRFMGHTCAEDLASTFRQAVKEIKGSKILQVSMDGPNVNFKFLRSLKEELRESDESHILDIGSCGLHAISGAYKAGHVASGWDLVSFLRSAYNLFKCVLARRADFVSLTRCSKFPMKFGAVRWVENSTVICRALEILPHLIVFVQQCKEKAHKRPTCSSYRVVEEAVSNQVLSAKLAFALSIAEELEPFLREFQTDKPMVSFLSAALESILRSLLSRIVKWEVLYAADTIATLMKIDLSIPENAVNVAAFDVGFSAKNELRKNKKLSQLAIMNFKKGCISFCQGLCTESGGEIAA
- the LOC142784408 gene encoding uncharacterized protein LOC142784408 isoform X1, translating into MPLIPAPPFLWHMLLHGVALPKSGVIQTVCRTQLADHDACTTEVSRPANSVCHVFLLLQPSRQGQETSQIADEHTDRIAGKKVKLCLLPVDAVGTANCLHHPVGNVYLSDATCCQDRIMHYSLYHKRIFFQIFNKSFFVDRKASLYRSIAVRQAREMFNKKLQLLVILGTYVCPQSIQPLFLPVEICQLCSCTAF
- the LOC142784408 gene encoding uncharacterized protein LOC142784408 isoform X2, whose product is MMHAQQKCPDLRIPFVTSSYCYSPVDRAKKPPRSPMSTPTASLLLPVDAVGTANCLHHPVGNVYLSDATCCQDRIMHYSLYHKRIFFQIFNKSFFVDRKASLYRSIAVRQAREMFNKKLQLLVILGTYVCPQSIQPLFLPVEICQLCSCTAF